A single region of the Halobacterium wangiae genome encodes:
- a CDS encoding IclR family transcriptional regulator, whose protein sequence is MPNSGENSSTRTVDAVGRTIDIFEALHELEGGTVTELADHLGYSKSSVHAYLTSLEEREFVTKEGYFYRPSYRFITIAERLRRSHYDIYRFGREAAKRLAEETGEFVQIMVEEYEMGIHIFTASGKKGVYADKYPVGRPCPLHCNAAGKAILATLPERKLQRIVFQNNLPAITENTITDPDELLRELEAIQETGVAFSTEEAVIGMRGIASPVVGPSGEPLGSVNISGPVSQFDKERFRETLPEKVVECSNFIEVEVMNERGYDD, encoded by the coding sequence ATGCCAAACTCGGGCGAGAACAGCTCGACACGAACGGTCGATGCGGTCGGACGGACGATCGACATATTCGAAGCCCTCCACGAACTCGAGGGAGGGACGGTGACGGAACTGGCCGACCATCTCGGCTACTCGAAAAGCTCCGTACATGCGTATCTGACCAGTCTCGAGGAGCGTGAGTTCGTCACCAAGGAGGGCTACTTCTACCGGCCGAGTTACCGGTTCATCACGATAGCCGAACGCCTCCGTCGATCGCACTACGACATCTACAGGTTCGGGCGGGAGGCGGCCAAGCGACTCGCGGAAGAGACCGGCGAGTTCGTCCAGATAATGGTCGAGGAGTACGAGATGGGCATCCACATCTTCACGGCGTCGGGGAAGAAGGGCGTGTACGCAGACAAGTACCCGGTCGGGCGGCCATGTCCGCTTCACTGCAACGCTGCAGGGAAGGCGATCCTCGCCACCCTTCCGGAGCGGAAACTGCAGCGCATCGTATTCCAGAACAACCTGCCTGCGATCACCGAGAACACCATCACTGACCCTGACGAACTGCTGCGGGAACTGGAGGCGATCCAGGAGACTGGTGTCGCGTTCAGCACGGAGGAAGCTGTCATCGGGATGCGTGGCATCGCGTCACCCGTCGTCGGACCATCCGGGGAGCCTCTCGGGTCGGTCAACATTTCTGGGCCGGTCAGCCAGTTCGACAAGGAACGGTTCCGGGAGACCCTCCCCGAGAAGGTGGTCGAGTGCTCGAACTTCATCGAGGTTGAGGTAATGAACGAACGCGGATACGATGACTGA
- a CDS encoding ABC transporter ATP-binding protein, whose product MTAQNEEIPDSRGSDATEVETSTEDVAVRLQNIRKTFNDGQIVACEDFNLDIAEDELVVFLGPSGCGKTTTLRMISGLEQPDSGSIFIEGQNVIGKAPKDRNLAFVFQSIALYPHMSVRKNMRFGLDMKSDLSKAEKNERVEEAAELLGLEGMLDRKPSELSGGQQQRVSLGRAMVIEPAAFLLDEPFSALDANLRDQMRVEVKKLQRRLSTAMVFVTHDQEEAMTLGDKIVILNSGRIQQVGSAHDIYNDPANQFVAQFIGSPSTNVFEATVVADGDGFAVETDFFTISLPDERVAGADLTDGQAVTIGVRPEYMELNSSASKFSAEVSVVEPRGDTDAVYLMVDDEEIRAITSQGEIDEDVESVSVDVQSENVWVFDSVSGDRLL is encoded by the coding sequence ATGACTGCTCAAAACGAGGAGATTCCAGATTCTCGTGGCAGTGACGCCACGGAAGTCGAAACCTCGACCGAAGACGTCGCTGTTCGACTCCAGAACATCCGGAAGACGTTCAACGACGGCCAGATTGTCGCGTGTGAAGACTTCAATCTCGACATCGCGGAGGACGAACTCGTCGTCTTCCTCGGCCCGTCCGGCTGTGGGAAGACGACGACGTTGCGGATGATCTCTGGCCTCGAACAGCCCGACTCCGGGTCGATATTCATCGAGGGCCAGAACGTCATCGGGAAGGCCCCGAAGGACCGGAACCTTGCGTTCGTCTTCCAGAGCATCGCACTCTACCCCCACATGTCCGTCCGAAAGAACATGCGGTTCGGACTGGACATGAAGAGCGACCTCTCGAAGGCAGAGAAGAACGAACGCGTCGAGGAGGCCGCCGAGTTGCTCGGCCTAGAGGGCATGTTAGACCGGAAACCGTCCGAACTGTCCGGGGGGCAGCAACAGCGCGTGAGTCTCGGCCGCGCAATGGTCATCGAACCTGCCGCGTTCCTGCTCGACGAACCGTTCTCAGCGCTAGACGCCAACCTCCGGGACCAGATGCGCGTCGAGGTCAAGAAACTTCAGCGACGCCTCAGCACTGCGATGGTGTTCGTCACACACGATCAGGAGGAGGCGATGACGCTGGGGGACAAGATCGTTATATTGAACTCCGGCCGCATCCAGCAGGTCGGCTCCGCCCACGACATCTACAACGACCCCGCCAACCAGTTCGTCGCCCAGTTCATCGGCTCCCCCTCGACGAACGTGTTCGAGGCGACAGTCGTGGCCGACGGCGACGGGTTCGCCGTGGAGACCGATTTCTTCACCATCTCCCTCCCCGACGAGCGGGTGGCCGGCGCCGACCTCACTGACGGACAGGCGGTCACCATCGGTGTGCGCCCGGAGTACATGGAACTCAACAGCAGCGCCTCGAAGTTCTCCGCGGAAGTCTCCGTCGTCGAACCCCGTGGGGACACCGACGCGGTCTACCTGATGGTCGACGACGAGGAGATCCGGGCCATCACGTCGCAGGGCGAAATCGACGAGGACGTCGAATCGGTCTCGGTGGACGTGCAATCCGAGAACGTCTGGGTGTTCGACTCGGTTTCCGGGGACCGCCTGCTGTAG